A stretch of Mycobacteriales bacterium DNA encodes these proteins:
- a CDS encoding acyl-CoA dehydrogenase family protein: protein MVPEPTPVDARAAASLARDIAARELAPHVAAWDGAVPPAAATSLREAGLLDPDLPHAVRAEVAREAGRAGCAAGLAVAATDDLTRAAVLAGAAETLAGTGMAYARERVVFGRPLARMPVQRYAFATVAARVEAAVALVRRVAAARDAGTPHAGDEAAVLPYALDAAWAAAEAALQVHGGNGYTDDYPVSRMWREVVAARAALGGPEPGL from the coding sequence GTGGTCCCCGAACCCACCCCCGTTGACGCCCGCGCCGCCGCGTCGCTCGCCCGCGACATCGCCGCGCGCGAGCTGGCGCCGCACGTCGCCGCCTGGGACGGAGCGGTGCCGCCGGCGGCGGCGACGTCGCTGCGGGAGGCGGGGCTGCTCGACCCGGACCTGCCGCACGCGGTCCGCGCCGAGGTCGCGCGGGAGGCCGGGCGGGCCGGCTGCGCCGCCGGGCTGGCCGTCGCCGCGACCGACGACCTCACCCGCGCGGCGGTGCTCGCCGGGGCGGCCGAGACGCTGGCCGGGACCGGGATGGCGTACGCGCGGGAACGGGTGGTGTTCGGCCGGCCGCTGGCCCGGATGCCGGTGCAGCGGTACGCGTTCGCGACCGTCGCGGCGCGGGTCGAGGCGGCCGTCGCGCTGGTCCGCCGGGTGGCCGCCGCCCGCGACGCCGGCACGCCACACGCCGGCGACGAGGCGGCCGTGCTGCCGTACGCGCTGGACGCGGCGTGGGCGGCGGCGGAGGCGGCGTTGCAGGTGCACGGCGGCAACGGCTACACCGACGACTACCCGGTCTCCCGGATGTGGCGCGAGGTGGTGGCCGCCCGCGCGGCGTTGGGCGGGCCGGAACCCGGGCTGTAA
- a CDS encoding cupredoxin domain-containing protein, with protein sequence MTRRLAAVLLFLAAALALPAPAFAATATVTIDSTLHPKSLTVAPGTTVTWRNAGTERHRVRTTSAPVELDSNDLDPGQSWSFTFRTAGTYRYVDHRNEDEQAYWGSVTVATTATATSPPPGGGGTGGGGTGGGTTAPSAPATGTVHLAGRAFSPSSISVAAGGTITFVNDDDRAHTVTADDGSFDSGVLNAGSRYPRRFASAGTFRYHCAIHPDMTGTVTVPSANGAVPPPRPAAAPRAATGTTATGNGAAAPPGPGAARPGSARVTVVDFAFRPGRVAVHVGDTVTWANAGQSPHTVTAGDGSFGTSMLLPGATYRTVARKVGSTAYVCQFHPQMTGTLVVLPANAALPPAAAAAPPPAARPRPRAATATAAPATTPPAATTPGEEPERRLRAVATSMWGTPIVAWTLWGGLGLVAFLAVAWWRGREVTPG encoded by the coding sequence ATGACGCGCCGCCTCGCCGCCGTGCTGCTCTTCCTCGCCGCCGCGCTCGCGCTCCCCGCGCCCGCGTTCGCCGCGACCGCCACGGTCACCATCGACTCGACCCTGCACCCGAAGTCGCTCACGGTCGCCCCCGGCACCACCGTGACCTGGCGCAACGCCGGCACCGAGCGGCACCGGGTCCGCACCACCAGCGCGCCGGTCGAGCTCGACTCGAACGACCTCGACCCCGGCCAGTCATGGTCGTTCACGTTCCGCACCGCCGGCACCTACCGCTACGTCGACCACCGCAACGAGGACGAGCAGGCGTACTGGGGCAGCGTCACCGTCGCCACCACCGCGACCGCCACCTCGCCGCCCCCGGGCGGCGGCGGCACGGGCGGCGGCGGCACCGGCGGCGGCACCACCGCGCCCAGTGCGCCGGCGACCGGCACCGTGCACCTCGCGGGACGGGCGTTCTCCCCGTCGTCGATCTCGGTCGCGGCCGGCGGCACGATCACGTTCGTCAACGACGACGACCGCGCGCACACCGTCACCGCCGACGACGGCTCGTTCGACTCCGGCGTCCTCAACGCCGGGAGCCGCTACCCGCGCCGGTTCGCGAGCGCGGGCACGTTCCGCTACCACTGCGCCATCCACCCGGACATGACCGGCACCGTCACCGTGCCGTCCGCCAACGGCGCCGTCCCCCCGCCGCGCCCCGCCGCCGCCCCGCGGGCCGCGACCGGCACCACCGCCACCGGCAACGGCGCCGCCGCGCCGCCCGGCCCCGGCGCGGCCCGCCCCGGGAGCGCGCGGGTGACCGTGGTCGACTTCGCGTTCCGCCCCGGCCGGGTCGCCGTCCACGTCGGCGACACCGTCACCTGGGCCAACGCCGGGCAGTCGCCGCACACGGTCACCGCCGGCGACGGCTCGTTCGGGACGTCGATGCTGCTGCCCGGCGCCACCTACCGGACCGTGGCGCGGAAGGTCGGCAGCACCGCGTACGTCTGCCAGTTCCACCCGCAGATGACCGGCACGCTCGTCGTCCTCCCCGCCAACGCCGCCCTCCCGCCGGCGGCCGCCGCCGCCCCGCCGCCCGCCGCGCGGCCGCGCCCCCGGGCCGCGACGGCCACCGCCGCGCCGGCCACGACGCCGCCGGCCGCAACCACCCCCGGGGAGGAGCCGGAACGCCGCCTGCGCGCCGTCGCCACGTCCATGTGGGGCACGCCGATCGTCGCCTGGACGCTGTGGGGCGGGCTCGGGCTGGTGGCGTTCCTGGCGGTCGCCTGGTGGCGCGGCCGCGAGGTGACGCCCGGGTAG